A section of the Candidatus Limnocylindrales bacterium genome encodes:
- a CDS encoding cytochrome c-type biogenesis protein CcmH, which yields MARLRLSVALAAILVGLSSWTPAFGVSTVTQREIEESLTCQCGCGLTVASCNHLECGFAVPVRKHIAEALAAGQTADQILDYYKKEYGEKVLSSPVAEGFNLLAWIGPLVAIVTAAIAMFAYFRRRRVAAAPPSNVAATPAAVEVADSRLAQLRHEVEDLER from the coding sequence ATGGCGCGTCTCCGGCTGTCGGTAGCCCTTGCCGCAATCCTGGTTGGACTCTCCTCGTGGACGCCGGCGTTCGGCGTTTCGACCGTCACCCAGCGCGAGATCGAAGAGAGCCTCACGTGCCAGTGCGGTTGCGGGCTGACGGTTGCGTCGTGCAATCACCTCGAATGCGGCTTCGCCGTTCCGGTGCGCAAGCATATCGCCGAAGCGCTCGCCGCAGGCCAGACAGCCGATCAGATCCTCGACTACTACAAGAAGGAATACGGCGAGAAAGTGCTCTCGTCGCCCGTCGCCGAAGGATTCAACCTCCTCGCATGGATCGGGCCGCTCGTCGCCATTGTCACGGCTGCGATCGCCATGTTCGCGTACTTCCGCCGGCGCAGGGTTGCTGCGGCGCCGCCGTCGAACGTCGCTGCGACCCCGGCGGCGGTCGAAGTCGCCGACAGCCGGCTCGCTCAGCTCCGGCACGAAGTGGAGGACCTGGAACGGTGA
- a CDS encoding glutamate--cysteine ligase — protein MAVSSNSSPLVTSIDELEATFHAGGKPRDAWRIGVEYEKPVVDAVTGEAVPYEGERGIGRVLESLRDRFPPWKPVYEDTSVIALEDGLSSITLEPGGQLEMSGQQCDSLHCAYEELRRHVREILAVGDDLGIRFLGLGIVPKTPLERIPWMPKQRYRIMREIMGRTGTLGRRMMGQTATVQGNFDYSDEKDALRKMRVSLALGPMLVAISANSPIVDGAPTGFQSFRAHIWTDTDRDRCGSLPFVFQTDSLFRAYTEYALDVPMYFIWRDGRYVEVGGMSFRKYLENGHAGERATIADWTMHLTTLFPEVRLKSYIEVRSADSQPVDLMLGTPALMKGIFYDEDCLDAAWDVVRSWAPSNLPELHENAARNGLAGRAGRMTLGDYANEIVSIARSGLARQAQRNGEDRDEAIYLDELADNVQQRRNPATSIIERWEGEWGRSIDRLIQGTSYR, from the coding sequence ATGGCAGTCAGCAGCAATTCCTCTCCGCTCGTCACGAGCATCGATGAGCTCGAAGCGACCTTCCACGCGGGCGGCAAACCGCGCGACGCGTGGCGGATCGGCGTAGAGTACGAAAAGCCGGTCGTGGACGCGGTGACCGGCGAGGCCGTGCCGTACGAGGGCGAACGCGGAATCGGACGCGTCCTGGAATCGCTGCGGGACCGGTTTCCTCCGTGGAAGCCGGTTTACGAGGACACGAGCGTCATCGCGCTCGAGGATGGGCTGTCGTCGATCACGCTCGAACCGGGCGGCCAGCTCGAGATGTCGGGCCAGCAGTGCGACTCGCTGCACTGCGCGTATGAAGAGCTCCGGCGGCACGTACGCGAGATCCTCGCGGTCGGTGACGACCTCGGCATCCGCTTCCTCGGCCTCGGCATCGTTCCCAAGACGCCGCTCGAGCGCATTCCGTGGATGCCCAAGCAGCGTTACAGGATCATGCGCGAAATCATGGGCCGGACGGGGACTCTCGGTCGGCGCATGATGGGCCAGACTGCGACGGTGCAGGGCAATTTCGACTATTCGGACGAAAAGGACGCGCTCCGCAAGATGCGCGTGTCGCTCGCGCTCGGACCGATGCTGGTCGCGATCTCGGCAAATTCTCCGATCGTCGACGGCGCGCCGACCGGTTTTCAGAGCTTCCGCGCGCACATCTGGACCGATACGGATCGCGATCGTTGCGGATCGCTACCGTTCGTCTTCCAGACCGATTCGCTGTTCCGCGCCTACACCGAATACGCCCTGGACGTGCCGATGTATTTCATCTGGCGCGACGGACGTTATGTCGAGGTCGGCGGGATGAGCTTCCGCAAGTATCTCGAGAACGGGCATGCGGGCGAGCGTGCGACCATCGCCGACTGGACGATGCACCTGACCACGCTGTTTCCCGAGGTGCGGCTGAAGTCGTACATCGAAGTGCGTTCCGCGGACAGCCAGCCGGTCGATCTGATGCTGGGAACGCCGGCGCTCATGAAAGGAATCTTCTACGACGAGGACTGCCTCGACGCGGCGTGGGACGTAGTGCGAAGCTGGGCGCCGTCGAACCTTCCGGAGCTTCATGAAAACGCCGCTCGCAACGGGCTTGCGGGGCGCGCCGGCCGCATGACGCTCGGCGATTACGCGAACGAGATCGTCAGCATCGCCCGCAGCGGGCTCGCGCGTCAGGCACAGCGCAACGGCGAGGATCGTGACGAGGCAATCTATCTCGACGAGCTGGCCGACAACGTGCAGCAGAGACGCAATCCCGCGACGTCGATCATCGAGCGCTGGGAAGGGGAATGGGGGCGAAGCATCGACAGGCTGATCCAGGGGACGTCCTATCGATAG
- a CDS encoding S24 family peptidase, producing the protein MVDAPAHAPSERKACRQSRRPDPAPTLATAPEGLSPRRVERWLDLPPGAWQRRRLYALRVKGTAFEGLGFRRGDFVIVEPGARQQPGTIVVTRSQLGVSLKRVASHSTRPSAGDRRMPTVLELPLRDRSAEISEHIVGSVIGRLRATGTGALRPVALYSARPKKRGEPRDATPDRSAAPTNADLSPDTLGRLHDQWQKWLRTRRESGESMAEELERWDRLDGSLAALCECLARTHNTELRAALLDEAATLTATAVGEMRRYSNYPFLQ; encoded by the coding sequence ATGGTTGACGCGCCCGCACATGCTCCATCCGAGCGGAAAGCCTGTCGGCAAAGTCGCCGTCCCGACCCTGCCCCGACCCTCGCAACAGCTCCCGAAGGCCTGTCACCCCGGCGCGTAGAACGCTGGCTCGACCTGCCTCCGGGAGCATGGCAGCGGCGGCGGCTCTATGCCTTGCGGGTCAAAGGAACGGCGTTTGAAGGGCTGGGGTTCCGCCGCGGCGACTTCGTGATCGTCGAGCCCGGCGCCAGGCAGCAGCCCGGAACCATTGTCGTCACGCGCAGCCAGCTCGGAGTGTCGCTGAAGCGCGTGGCTTCCCATTCGACCCGTCCCTCGGCCGGCGATCGCCGAATGCCTACGGTGCTCGAGCTTCCGCTTCGCGATCGGTCCGCGGAGATCTCCGAGCATATCGTGGGCTCGGTCATCGGGCGCCTGCGGGCGACCGGTACAGGTGCACTGCGGCCCGTTGCCCTTTACAGCGCGCGACCGAAAAAGCGCGGAGAACCCCGCGACGCAACGCCGGATCGCAGCGCCGCGCCCACAAACGCGGACCTCTCGCCCGATACTCTCGGACGGCTCCATGACCAGTGGCAGAAATGGCTGCGGACGAGGCGCGAATCGGGCGAATCGATGGCAGAAGAGCTCGAGCGCTGGGACCGGCTCGACGGATCGCTCGCCGCGTTGTGCGAATGTCTGGCGAGGACGCATAATACTGAGCTCCGCGCGGCGTTGCTCGATGAAGCGGCGACGCTCACAGCTACAGCGGTCGGCGAAATGCGTAGATATTCCAACTATCCATTTTTGCAGTAG
- a CDS encoding L,D-transpeptidase family protein, with protein sequence MLPLAALADPEPLGMQASPRDLPAYAITPASWLIGTATSLVPRQGETFLEIGEQFDLGYNEVIAANRNSDPWIPKREEPLVIPSRWLVPDAPRDGLVLNIPEMRLYYFRDHGSRVITVPVGLGREDWKTPQGSFRVRGKTVNPTWVIPETIRKERIQENGFSEHSIPGGSPDNPLGKYRLELTLPTYGLHGSNKEWGVGMLVSHGCLRLYNEDIATLFPMIEVGTAGAFVYQPVKVGKHNGRVLVEVHDDIYGFEPALYKTAMQLIAKRGWSAEVDPELLEATIEARTGVPTDVGWVAGPTATAN encoded by the coding sequence ATGCTTCCTCTCGCAGCCCTGGCCGATCCCGAACCGCTCGGGATGCAGGCCAGCCCCCGCGACCTTCCTGCCTACGCGATTACCCCGGCAAGCTGGCTGATCGGCACGGCAACTTCGCTGGTACCGCGCCAGGGCGAGACGTTTCTCGAAATCGGGGAGCAGTTCGACCTCGGCTACAACGAGGTCATCGCCGCCAATCGCAACTCCGATCCGTGGATTCCGAAGCGCGAGGAGCCGCTCGTCATTCCAAGCCGATGGCTTGTTCCGGACGCACCGCGGGATGGTCTGGTGCTGAACATCCCGGAGATGCGCCTGTACTACTTCCGCGATCATGGAAGCCGTGTGATCACGGTCCCGGTCGGACTCGGCCGCGAGGACTGGAAGACGCCGCAGGGCAGCTTTCGGGTACGCGGAAAAACCGTCAATCCGACGTGGGTGATCCCGGAGACGATCCGCAAGGAGCGTATCCAGGAGAACGGTTTCAGCGAGCATTCGATTCCGGGCGGCAGTCCCGACAATCCGCTCGGCAAGTATCGCCTCGAGCTGACTCTGCCGACCTACGGGCTTCACGGCAGCAACAAGGAATGGGGAGTCGGGATGCTGGTCAGCCACGGATGTCTTCGCCTTTACAATGAAGACATCGCGACCCTGTTCCCGATGATCGAAGTGGGGACGGCGGGCGCGTTCGTCTACCAGCCGGTCAAAGTCGGCAAACACAACGGCCGCGTGCTGGTCGAAGTCCACGACGACATCTACGGATTCGAGCCGGCGCTCTACAAGACGGCGATGCAGCTGATCGCAAAGCGGGGATGGTCTGCGGAGGTCGACCCGGAGCTGCTCGAAGCGACGATCGAAGCCAGAACCGGTGTGCCGACCGACGTGGGATGGGTCGCGGGGCCGACTGCGACCGCGAACTGA